The following are encoded together in the Candidatus Methylomirabilis oxygeniifera genome:
- a CDS encoding DEAD/DEAH box helicase domain protein — MMRPATAHPAGRPISPPSTHEVDQFVDELRRGYATRGHPVHLKQIPSKSPSYADLSDPLPGPLLDTLRKIGVDQLYTHQCAAIAAARTGKHPLVVTSTASGKSLTYLLPILEHLLTDRSARALLLFPIKALEQDQLKMLHTLIPPGQGIDAAILDGDTPVSRRAKLRDNPPQLLLSNPDMLHLSLLPYHAQWREFWRNLRYVVLDELHTYRGVFGSHIAHVLRRLRRVAAAYGAHPQFIACSATIANPLALSEQLTSLPFHLIEADGAPQQGKRFLLINPVASPYTEATDLLLRCLRKGLKTIAFAKARKIAELIAMWARQADQTLGGRLAAYRAGFTADERRAIERGLFSEQLAGVVTTSALELGIDVGGLDACLLVGYPGSITSTWQRGGRVGRGRREALIILVALPDALDQYFFRHPDDFFSRPYEAAIVDPGNHQILAAHLVATASEMPLRTDDSFYAAEQDLIRSLHDQGRLLLSADGTEWYARERHPQRRINIRSMGEACAILDQTGRAIGTIDGIRAIHECHPGAIYLHQGQQYESMSLDLIQHKVHARPVTVDYYTAPLAEKDTEVLEILESRNHQGIPYHLGRLKVTERVLGYERRRIFGQDKIGSYQLELPPQTFETVGLWFEIPDGLKATVEEAGSHFMGSIHAIEHAMIGLFPLYALCDRSDIGGISYPIHPQVARAAVFIYDGYPGGIGLTERGFQVLPELFLKTRQLLEECPCESGCPSCVHSPKCGSGNKPLDKQGAHLTLQGLLGETPRTDTRQPSRPSSSALSAPKEKEESETVDAIPHAIVFDLETQRSAEDVGGWEHRHRMGLAVGVVYDLDRAEFRVYTERQVDALINDLVRARLIVGFNVRRFDFDVLRAYADLDWNALPALDILECIHRRLGFRLKLDHLAQETLGERKSADGLQSLAWFKAGEIERVIEYCKQDVLLTKRLYDFGRQHGYLLYRDNQGRAVRLPVDFDENLFSRQSR, encoded by the coding sequence ATGATGCGACCCGCGACGGCACATCCGGCTGGGCGACCCATCTCCCCTCCATCCACCCACGAGGTTGATCAGTTCGTCGACGAGTTGCGTCGAGGGTACGCGACTCGCGGACACCCCGTCCATCTCAAACAGATCCCTTCAAAATCCCCAAGCTATGCGGATCTGTCCGATCCTCTGCCCGGACCGCTTCTGGACACCCTACGGAAGATCGGAGTCGACCAACTCTATACGCACCAGTGTGCTGCCATCGCGGCAGCTCGTACCGGTAAGCATCCGCTGGTCGTCACGTCCACCGCCTCCGGCAAGAGCTTGACCTATCTCTTGCCGATTCTTGAGCACCTCCTGACTGATCGTTCAGCTCGAGCCCTGCTGTTGTTTCCGATCAAGGCGCTGGAGCAGGATCAACTGAAGATGTTGCACACCCTGATTCCTCCTGGTCAAGGGATCGACGCCGCCATACTGGACGGGGACACGCCTGTATCCCGGCGAGCGAAGCTCCGGGACAATCCCCCGCAACTGCTGCTGAGCAACCCCGATATGCTCCACCTGTCGCTGCTACCCTACCACGCCCAGTGGCGCGAGTTCTGGCGCAACCTTCGCTATGTCGTGCTCGACGAACTGCACACCTATCGCGGGGTCTTCGGCTCGCACATCGCCCATGTCCTGCGACGACTTCGTCGGGTGGCGGCGGCCTACGGAGCACATCCGCAGTTTATCGCATGCTCGGCAACGATCGCAAATCCCCTCGCGCTGTCAGAACAACTCACGAGCCTCCCATTTCACCTGATCGAAGCGGATGGGGCCCCACAGCAGGGCAAACGTTTCCTTCTGATCAATCCGGTCGCCAGCCCCTATACCGAGGCGACCGATCTGCTGCTCCGCTGCCTCCGGAAGGGGTTGAAGACTATCGCCTTCGCCAAGGCTCGGAAGATCGCCGAGTTGATCGCCATGTGGGCGCGACAAGCCGATCAGACACTTGGCGGCAGGCTTGCCGCCTATCGAGCGGGTTTTACGGCCGACGAACGCCGGGCCATCGAGCGAGGACTGTTCAGCGAGCAACTGGCGGGGGTCGTTACCACGTCAGCCCTGGAGCTCGGGATTGACGTGGGCGGGTTGGATGCCTGCCTCCTCGTCGGCTATCCCGGCAGTATCACCAGCACCTGGCAACGGGGCGGTCGGGTCGGTCGCGGCCGCCGGGAGGCGCTGATCATCCTGGTCGCGCTTCCAGACGCCCTTGATCAGTACTTTTTCCGCCATCCTGACGACTTCTTCAGTCGTCCCTACGAAGCGGCCATCGTCGATCCCGGCAATCACCAGATTCTCGCGGCACATCTTGTGGCGACAGCCTCGGAAATGCCGCTGCGAACAGACGATTCGTTCTATGCCGCTGAACAAGACCTCATCCGGTCCCTCCACGATCAGGGCAGATTGCTCTTATCGGCGGATGGAACCGAGTGGTACGCCCGCGAGCGTCACCCCCAGCGTCGAATCAATATCCGCTCCATGGGAGAGGCCTGTGCGATCCTTGACCAGACCGGACGGGCCATCGGCACCATCGACGGGATACGAGCCATACACGAGTGCCATCCGGGGGCCATCTATCTGCACCAGGGGCAGCAGTACGAGAGTATGAGCCTGGACCTGATTCAGCACAAGGTCCACGCCAGGCCGGTCACTGTTGATTACTACACCGCGCCACTTGCCGAAAAGGACACGGAAGTCCTCGAAATCCTGGAATCCAGGAACCACCAGGGGATCCCCTACCACCTGGGCCGACTGAAAGTTACCGAGCGGGTGCTTGGCTACGAGCGCAGGCGGATCTTCGGCCAGGATAAGATCGGATCGTACCAGTTGGAATTGCCGCCTCAGACCTTTGAGACCGTCGGCCTCTGGTTTGAGATACCTGATGGGTTGAAGGCGACCGTTGAGGAGGCAGGATCGCACTTTATGGGGAGCATTCATGCGATAGAGCACGCCATGATCGGCCTCTTCCCGCTTTACGCCCTCTGTGACCGTTCGGACATCGGCGGGATCTCGTACCCGATCCACCCGCAGGTCGCTCGCGCCGCTGTTTTCATCTATGACGGCTACCCCGGCGGGATCGGTCTGACCGAGCGCGGCTTCCAGGTTCTGCCGGAGCTGTTCCTCAAGACACGACAACTCCTGGAAGAGTGCCCATGCGAATCCGGATGCCCCTCGTGCGTCCACTCACCGAAATGCGGATCGGGCAACAAGCCGCTTGATAAGCAGGGCGCGCACCTGACCCTTCAGGGCCTACTCGGGGAGACGCCGCGGACCGATACCAGGCAGCCCTCCCGTCCGTCGTCTTCAGCGCTGTCAGCCCCGAAGGAAAAAGAGGAGTCGGAGACCGTTGATGCGATACCCCATGCGATCGTCTTTGATCTTGAGACGCAGCGGAGCGCCGAGGATGTCGGCGGCTGGGAACACCGGCATCGGATGGGTCTCGCGGTCGGCGTCGTCTACGACCTTGATCGCGCTGAGTTCCGCGTCTACACTGAGCGGCAGGTGGATGCCCTCATCAACGACTTGGTCCGTGCGCGCCTGATTGTCGGGTTTAACGTCCGGCGGTTCGACTTTGATGTATTGCGGGCCTACGCCGACCTTGATTGGAACGCCCTGCCCGCCCTGGACATCCTCGAGTGTATCCACCGACGGCTGGGGTTTCGACTGAAACTGGACCATCTGGCCCAAGAAACCCTTGGGGAACGGAAGTCGGCCGATGGACTGCAGAGTCTGGCCTGGTTCAAGGCAGGAGAGATCGAGCGGGTCATCGAATACTGCAAACAGGATGTCCTCCTGACAAAGCGGCTCTACGATTTCGGTCGGCAGCACGGATATCTATTGTACCGGGACAACCAGGGACGAGCGGTCCGACTTCCGGTCGACTTCGATGAAAATCTGTTTTCGCGGCAATCCAGGTAG
- the pmtA gene encoding Similar to phosphatidylethanolamine N-methyltransferase, whose protein sequence is MVALDYKQITRAYAILSPMYDLLFDKIFHPGRVAAIPLLGIKPNDLVLEVGIGTGLNLPLYPQDCHLVGIDLSSEMLSKAREKVREYGMNNVTIKEMDASKLEFPDEHFDHVLATYVISAVPEPVQVLREIKRVCKKKGHIVILNHFKSENPVVGTLEELVAPLCTRLGFKTDLRLMPVLKEAQLTPEQLHRVNLLNGWRLVRCLNE, encoded by the coding sequence ATGGTCGCCTTAGATTATAAGCAGATCACGCGTGCCTATGCCATCTTGTCCCCCATGTACGACCTTCTGTTCGACAAGATCTTTCATCCGGGACGGGTCGCGGCGATACCGCTTCTTGGGATCAAACCAAACGACCTTGTCCTTGAGGTGGGGATCGGTACAGGATTAAACCTTCCACTCTACCCGCAGGATTGCCACCTTGTTGGCATTGATCTCTCCTCGGAGATGCTGAGCAAGGCCAGAGAGAAGGTACGAGAATATGGGATGAATAACGTGACCATTAAAGAGATGGACGCGTCGAAACTGGAGTTCCCGGACGAACACTTCGATCATGTGCTGGCCACGTACGTCATCAGCGCCGTTCCAGAGCCGGTTCAGGTTCTCCGAGAGATTAAGCGAGTGTGTAAAAAGAAAGGGCATATCGTCATTCTGAACCACTTTAAGAGCGAGAACCCGGTTGTCGGCACCCTGGAAGAGCTGGTCGCCCCACTGTGTACCAGGCTTGGGTTCAAAACCGACCTGAGGCTTATGCCCGTCCTGAAGGAAGCACAGCTCACCCCCGAGCAGTTGCACCGCGTCAATCTTCTGAACGGCTGGCGCCTGGTCCGCTGTCTGAATGAATAA
- a CDS encoding conserved exported protein of unknown function (Evidence 4 : Homologs of previously reported genes of unknown function) yields the protein MNKLRQSPAPRPALMLASLLAGLLLVPWTVVRAEQIKDLYEMEVLGVAAAPGGDLAIGQAGQTAILLRSKEAKRELTLFVGPFEAQSIAVPLQQMKPLRPLTHDLTLSLLAAFRSHLGRVIISDFKDNTYYATLYIETDGKEMTVDSRPSDAIALALRAGAPIYASSKALDGASTNRPPR from the coding sequence ATGAATAAACTGCGGCAATCTCCCGCACCACGTCCGGCACTGATGCTCGCCTCACTTCTGGCCGGTCTACTCCTCGTCCCCTGGACTGTTGTCCGAGCTGAACAGATCAAGGACTTGTACGAAATGGAGGTGCTGGGCGTGGCCGCCGCTCCGGGAGGTGACCTGGCTATCGGCCAGGCAGGCCAGACGGCCATACTCCTGCGCAGTAAAGAGGCAAAGCGCGAACTTACGCTTTTCGTCGGACCTTTTGAGGCCCAAAGTATCGCGGTTCCTCTACAGCAGATGAAACCTCTCCGCCCTTTGACTCACGATCTCACCCTTTCCCTCTTAGCGGCCTTTCGCTCGCATTTAGGGAGGGTCATTATCAGCGATTTTAAGGACAATACCTATTACGCCACCCTCTATATCGAGACCGACGGCAAAGAGATGACGGTCGACAGCCGACCCAGTGATGCTATTGCCCTCGCGTTGCGGGCCGGCGCCCCAATCTACGCCAGCAGCAAGGCGCTGGATGGTGCGAGCACGAACCGGCCGCCGAGATGA